The Vicinamibacterales bacterium genome contains a region encoding:
- the mutL gene encoding DNA mismatch repair endonuclease MutL → MSDRIAKLPDDLANQIAAGEVVERPASVVKELVENALDAEARRITIAIEYGGKRRVRVDDDGIGMSPADARLSLERHATSKIRTAGDLAAIATLGFRGEALPSIASVSHFTLRTRLRGADAGVEIRVTAGRLDHEGAAAGPEGTSITVEDLFFNLPARRKFLKSDGAESAHVSKLVTQLALCHPGVGFRLTSGGKTLLECPPAATLEDRMYQVYGDRPDLVPVSRETHGVRLTGLVAALADTGPTRGPQHVFVNQRIVKDRTIAHAILDAYQAASIKERSPEIHLFLDVPLDRIDVNVHPTKAEVRFADQSLVHEVVRRGVAEALGAAGTPVYQDALPGGVRGVPLAGGSAPAAHGAGTTWRPRTAFDIGALVREGAAPWTPGPAIPPPGPWTPSLPGGVSALGLDTPLTPLGQFRNTYIVAVDDDGIVIVDQHVAHERVLFERFVERLASDRLESQRLLVPMVIDLPGAGHTTLLGRAADLARFGFEIEDFGGTSVRVSAVPAILAVPDVDQTLRALADDLDGLDRGLAAELALKRIAATMACHTAVRAHDPLTVEKMTHILDELRATAYSTVCPHGRPVMFRIGRHDLERRFERI, encoded by the coding sequence ATGAGCGACCGCATCGCGAAGCTGCCCGACGACCTGGCCAACCAGATCGCGGCCGGCGAGGTCGTCGAGCGACCCGCCTCGGTCGTCAAGGAACTGGTCGAGAACGCGCTCGACGCGGAGGCCCGCCGGATCACCATCGCCATCGAATACGGCGGCAAGCGCCGCGTCCGCGTGGACGACGACGGCATCGGAATGTCGCCCGCCGACGCCCGGCTGTCGCTCGAGCGGCACGCCACGAGCAAGATCCGCACGGCCGGCGACCTGGCGGCCATCGCGACGCTGGGCTTCCGCGGGGAGGCCCTGCCGAGCATCGCGTCGGTGTCCCACTTCACGCTCCGGACGCGGCTGCGCGGCGCCGACGCCGGCGTGGAGATCCGGGTCACGGCCGGGCGGCTCGACCACGAGGGCGCCGCGGCCGGGCCCGAGGGCACGAGCATCACGGTGGAGGACCTCTTCTTCAACCTGCCCGCGCGCCGCAAGTTCCTGAAGTCCGACGGCGCCGAATCGGCCCACGTCTCGAAGCTCGTCACGCAGCTCGCCCTCTGTCATCCGGGCGTCGGATTCCGGCTGACCAGCGGCGGCAAGACCCTCCTGGAGTGTCCGCCCGCCGCGACGCTCGAGGACCGGATGTACCAGGTCTACGGCGACCGCCCGGACCTGGTCCCGGTGTCGCGTGAGACGCACGGCGTCCGCCTGACGGGCCTGGTCGCGGCCCTGGCCGACACCGGCCCCACGCGCGGTCCGCAGCACGTGTTCGTCAATCAGCGGATCGTGAAGGACAGGACCATCGCCCACGCCATCCTCGACGCCTACCAGGCGGCGTCGATCAAGGAGCGGAGCCCCGAGATCCATCTCTTCCTCGACGTGCCGCTCGATCGGATCGACGTCAACGTCCACCCGACGAAGGCGGAAGTCCGCTTCGCCGATCAGTCGCTCGTCCACGAGGTGGTGCGCCGAGGTGTGGCCGAGGCGCTCGGGGCGGCGGGCACGCCCGTCTATCAGGATGCGCTCCCAGGCGGCGTGCGGGGCGTTCCCCTCGCCGGCGGGTCGGCGCCTGCGGCTCACGGGGCGGGCACGACGTGGCGACCCCGGACGGCCTTCGACATCGGCGCGCTGGTTCGCGAAGGCGCCGCTCCGTGGACGCCCGGCCCGGCGATCCCGCCGCCGGGTCCCTGGACGCCGAGTCTTCCGGGCGGCGTGTCCGCGCTCGGACTCGACACGCCGCTGACGCCGCTCGGCCAGTTCCGCAACACCTACATCGTTGCCGTCGACGACGACGGCATCGTCATCGTCGACCAGCACGTCGCCCACGAGCGCGTGCTGTTCGAGCGGTTCGTGGAGCGCCTGGCGTCGGATCGGCTCGAGTCGCAGCGCCTCCTGGTGCCGATGGTGATCGACCTGCCTGGCGCGGGGCACACGACGCTCCTCGGACGCGCGGCGGATCTCGCGCGGTTCGGGTTCGAGATCGAGGACTTCGGCGGCACGAGCGTCCGGGTGTCCGCGGTGCCCGCCATCCTGGCCGTCCCGGACGTCGATCAGACGCTGAGGGCGCTCGCCGACGACCTCGACGGGCTCGACCGGGGCCTCGCCGCCGAGCTCGCCCTCAAGCGGATCGCCGCCACGATGGCCTGTCACACCGCGGTCCGGGCGCACGACCCGCTCACCGTCGAGAAGATGACCCACATCCTCGACGAGCTGCGAGCCACGGCGTACTCCACCGTCTGCCCGCACGGCCGCCCCGTGATGTTCCGCATCGGCCGTCACGACCTGGAGCGGCGGTTCGAGCGGATCTAA